The Sabethes cyaneus chromosome 3, idSabCyanKW18_F2, whole genome shotgun sequence DNA window TTCAAAACCCATGTAATTTTCGCACGATTACAACATAAAACACCGTTTTTCGTCATGAATATTTGTCGGGAGGTGTTTATTGTGCTCACTCCGTAGGGTACTACCGGGTGCTACCGGTTTAAACAGCAAGCTACTAAAGCCGCCGCTTATTCCGTATCCTGCCTTTGTTCGCGAGTTTCCCACGGATTTACTTTTGTCGTTCGAAAATGCGCACCCGAACGAGAACAGAGTGCCCCCACTCCTTGGAGCGAGTTTTTATGGAATACACTGGAAAAAGTCACACCCCGAGAATCAGCTGCCAACAGCAGTAAACGAGCtgtgtagttgttgttgttgttctatGGGACTTCGGTATGGTGGGACGTGTTGCACCAGGcggaaaattataaaaatgggACTTTCGTTGAACTGCGTCAGCAGCAGCGGCGGTCGGTAGGTACCTAGAATGTTTGCGTATGAAATTCTTTCTTTTCCAGCTTTTCGGATGGCACTCACAGTGGCAGAGGCCTTTGACTGTCTCAGCGGAAATAATTCCACTGAGCTGAGCGGATGGGTTGATGGTGTATAGGTGGTATACCACGGACGGATGATGCGTTATTATGGGACACGGCGAAGCTAATACAGCCCGGAATCATTCTCTTTGACGGCTTATTGCAACCACATTCCGGGTTTGTTGCGGCTTATGGGATTACTAGTTTTGGGCGATTTTGCGGAAAAAAATCTATTGCTGCCGTTCAACTCCGGTgccatgcatgcatacatatcAAGAGATTAACAAGAATGCATAAACATGATTGAGGTATACAAAACCATATATTGGAATGGAgttccaaaaaaaataaaaggacATTGATAGACGTAGCTCAATAATTGTTTTGGAAATTGCCAACTTGCTGGTACAAAAGCTTTAATCTTGCTATCGAAAGTCGAACCTCTACTGCGGAGGCTCATACTgcagtaaaaatttgatttaattatGTCTCTTTCTGTTTAAAGCGCTTGAATGATGCTGATTAATGCTCTAATGACGAATTTAATGCTCTATTACTTCATAAGAAAAAAACAACATTGATTTATCTTAATAAAGTTAGCAGCATGATGTCCGGAAATAGTACTTCATGTGCAGATGAAGCAAGCTGAGTGTGTTTTTTTatgagtagggaaatctgctcagaaccttagaagatacggtactatcagacacctggacAACTCAGAGTGTGGGGTTGGGGTGTGGGTTGGGTATCCCGACTCCCCTAATGGGGTGTGAgaatcccgacccactaaaccctactcgagtctcgtgccgcaatcccccctggaaccacctgggtagcagccgcattgaccgccccaaacgtccgagctagaacacatcctttggactaaattatccggagtagtgtcctgtccgctcactgccatcatgttgcttctcgcgcccacgaaacgaaggcatataaagaaaacaagTTCTGTAGTTTcttctacatccacgcattcgggacacacgggggactccgcatgcccgaacttgtgcagatactgtctaaaacaaccatgccctgatagAATATgtatcaggtggaagttgacttcaccGTGGCGCCTGTAGACCCACCGATACTTCCGgcataagtcgatgtgtccaccggccctctgtggaatcagaccatgcccgctgccatgtagtcatcgaggccgatcttgtggtactccgtacgCCTCTAGTTCCATGTTGGTTCAAGCACTCTACGTACTCGCTGATGATCATGCCAatataggcatcatacccgctaagacgcatattgtgtcatatgaaactgtgcgatacgcactcgccgcTCTCAAGcccatgagacgataggtactttccagcttacctaggtaacttttggttcctaacgtcGATGACCACACccgtccgccatacctaagtatggaccacgttggctaaaagccttcacTTGCTGCCAATACCGCAgtgctattagacatcatacgagacaatgccgaaatagctgtggaagccttcttgcaggcatagtcgacgtggctcccgaacttgagcttgtcgtcgaccctCCCAGGAGTTTCAAGGACCGCGTTGATGAAATAGTGCAGctcccgacgctgatatttgcttgctgcaccgacttgcagttattcaccacgataacctctgttttatgatgcgctagctccagttttctGGAGCACATCCAATTTTCGACAGTGCTTATAGAGTGTGTGTTTAAATGTCATAAAGTGTAAatggttttttactatttttgataCTTTTAATTTAGAAATATATTTTCGCAAGAAATTATTTGTAACATAGACTTTCAGTCCACcttttataaacaaataaaataaacagttTGGCCTGGCAGCTACACATATAAACCCATTTTCTAAATTACGTTAGGTACATAGGAAAATGGATATgaaagcaagaaaaagataATATATATTAAAGGGCTTTGAAGTTCAAATGGCTATGCTATGAAACTTAACACTAGTCTAATATTTGCTACAAAAATGGAACTGTTTATTCTGGGCCAAAAGCTTCCATAGggaaaatctgaaataaaactcCGACCTTCAAAGCCGAGCACCAGTGCAAGCAAAAACCGGTCGGTCTTTTTTCCTTGACTAAAACACATACGAGTGAACTTTCCTTAACCCTCGCTTTCCTTTGGCAGTGATATGTCATATGATCCAAATAAACAGAAACAATCAATTCGTGATTGCGAAGCGTACAGGGCGAAGCTTCTTGTAGCAGTACTGCTCTCTACTCTATTCTGCCTCAGATGTAATTTCCACACCGCACAAATCTAATAAATGGGTTCATttttttcaggaaaaatatGTTACATTACAACTGCGGGACTCAAGTTTTAGATTGCCACTGTGCACCATCAAGTAAAGGTATTGCTAGTGATTATCATTCTATATACGTACCAGATGAAATGAACCTGACTGATGGTTTCGGTTGGTGCGATTGCTTCTTAACAGTTGTGCGCTGCTGCTTGATGCTCGGTCCGGGTAGTTGAGTTTGAAGTCCTAGCGTAGGAGGAAAGGGAAAGATCACGTTGTGTCGGTCCATCGGGAGCCTATCGGGATCCCTAACCGAAGAGTTTGTCCTGCATGTTAAACAAATCACTTGAACGGTAGTCATCACTTTTCAGTTTGTCATTCGCTGGTTGAGTTTGCTCTGGGAACTTTTGGATTCTGTTACTGAAATATTCTTCATCTTCCTCGCTGCCATTCTCGCTGTGGTTGATAGGAAAGCGGTTCGGTGGCAATAGTCTATCATCGGATGAGAATCGTAATTCCTGGGGATGGAGCACTTCGACGTGTACCTGCGGCTGTTGCTCTCGTTCCAGCTGCTCCATAAGTTGTCGTTGTTGCTGAGCTAAAGTGAGAACCCCACTGTCACCAttgctactgctgctaggacTATTGTTGCCACTGTTAATTGGGCTCTGTTCGTCCATAGTTGCTGCACCATTCTGGTTACTGGTGCGATAGTTATTCGCTCTGCTGGTTGTCTTTCGATTTGTTGTTGGTTCCAGCAGCTCGTAATCCACGCTGTCCGGAAATGCTCGTTCGGGGGAAGGTCCATAGCGCCGCAGTATAGGTTGCTGGTGATAGGTGAAATGGGTCCGGCTGAAACGACGTACTGGGCCATCATCCTCGCTAGGCGCGAAGTCACGGTGGCTTCGCTTTCCAATCTCGCGAAGGAGCGCTTTATTTATCTCGGCCTGTGGACAACAAGTAGAAAACATGTATGCAATATAATATAATTACATCAGTAATATTAATTGTAAGCGATCATCTGTTTCCGCAAAGAGGAAATTTTCATGCCAGTAGGATTTAGTTGAGCGTGTAACGAGATAATGCACACGTGTTCAGCCATCAGAAAGGCCACAATCCCACGTGAATATTTCGATGGAAAATGAAAACGTAATCAATTCAGTGATGATGTTTCACCAATTATAACCGTATTGTTTTAATTGCAACACATTAAATATTTAACAATGTAAGCAAAGTCAAACGTTTGTGCTGGACCTTGCTGTCAAAACTAAACTATGTTATGACAGCCTATTGTGTACTGCACAACTGGGTTACGACTTGTTTCCAGGCGATTTTATAGTAAACTTTTGTGAAtcgtatttatttttttttcgtcatgCCTCAATATTGTATTAACCACTTGAAAAGAAAGCAATCATAagataaattcaaaaattaattttccacTTTAAAAAAGTGGCATCTCATATCGCTCAGATCGCTTTCCTTGCGGATTTACATGGTGACCTTTTTGTGTCTATTTTTGAACTTCTGCACCATTCAGACAGAAATAATCTTTTCTGTAACTGGCTCTGTTCGCATAGAATGAATTATATAGTACCTACTTCTGGGAATGAAGATTTATCTCGTGGAAGTTCTTAACAGGAaaatttggtttattaaacTTTATTGTTTGGGTGGATAAAACACATTGCAGTGAGCTTTAGATTTTCTATTCGACAGACTATGTAACGAACTGTTAGTGTACAGGACGACAGCTACAGGGCTAGagctacgatcctgttgactcaAGCAATCTCTTCTTCATTTATACTTTCGTATAGAATTATAGGAATTTATTAAAAAGTACAGGAGATATATTTAGGAGGAAACCGAAATCAGAATGGTGCAGTAAACGAAACCAGAGTGGCCATTGTTTTCAAACATAAACTTAACTGCACTGTGCGCCAAATGGgctaaaagtggaacttttttcctaacgTCTTTTGATTTCATTTTAGCGATACATAGTGTCTTCGAAACTTTTGATGTTCGGTCACGAAAAGCTTAATAAAAAATgaagcaatttaaaaaaaaactatttaaacGTACTCTAATATGGGTGGTTGAAGACAAGCGGAATATGTACAAGTTTGTAGTATGTGACCTATGCTTCAAGGTGgagcactgatttcatatctGAGTAactctcgttgaaacggggccactactaacacgaggtcttcaaatattggaacgtTTGCATTTAATTGGTTGacatggttaaaaaatgagaattaaatttttaatacctcgaagtagtggacccctcgttcgccaaggggccaaaTAATCTACCCTGTAGGTCATGCAGTTAAGGAAACATAATGCTTGAATTTGCGATTACTTTGCAAGGAAAAATTCCAGAGATTTGACgatttctgcaaaaacgtgtgtttcgaGTCCTTGGATAATTGCCAAGAACAatgtattcctgtaaaatgcgattaacaaaagttaagtacaaaaaattaattttagtgtatttccaaagaaaattcttcATTGCCCTGCACAgttgttttacattttttccaactttgccgaaaaaactaGATGCCTCTGTCCACAAAGAGTCAgctttttgaattttatcatAATTAGATAGTCCATGACtaatattttattcttttagATTAGTGGTGGAGGAGGGGTATTTTACAAACAAATATTCCCAAGACACTACACTATATTGCTAAAATACAAGTAAAAGACGCTAGAAAAAAGTACCAATTTTTGCCCTTTTGAACCACAGCACGTAAGAACaggacaaattttttttgtagtaaattgtttatatttttatgatttgcgaataaaattttaatagaaaaaaatatcacgTTGAAACAACTGACAGCTTGTTTCAACATGATAttttgcccatttcaaaagttaaaaaataagtcattttaaaaaagtcaaaaaaaagttatcgaagacgtaaatattattgtgtatcattttaaaattgatatcttaggctatcaaaaaattaaataaaaacaaatttaaaattaatgaaatgCGCCATgggctacttataataaaattgaaattttcataaactttagtcagaaaaacaactcttgtcggtTCTTGTTGCTGCGCCTGAAAGCTCTAAGTGTACTGTATCAAAACATGATCTAAAAGTAtactataatttgacgtttttcgAAAACTACTAACTTTTAAACAGTCATATCTTTTACcagcttttaatatttttagtaCTCTTTCACCAAGTTTGGTTATCTttgttattaaatttatttagtgTCTGTAGAGAACTTCAataagaaaatataaatgttGAAGACGtttcttttataaaaa harbors:
- the LOC128741366 gene encoding uncharacterized protein LOC128741366 yields the protein MKATLWLWSLVTALLYVSQQVAAEPYTDTRILQPQDNSLVAPAKRTKPSLSIVNPLDVLRQRIILEMARRQMRENTRQAEINKALLREIGKRSHRDFAPSEDDGPVRRFSRTHFTYHQQPILRRYGPSPERAFPDSVDYELLEPTTNRKTTSRANNYRTSNQNGAATMDEQSPINSGNNSPSSSSNGDSGVLTLAQQQRQLMEQLEREQQPQVHVEVLHPQELRFSSDDRLLPPNRFPINHSENGSEEDEEYFSNRIQKFPEQTQPANDKLKSDDYRSSDLFNMQDKLFG